One stretch of Balneola sp. MJW-20 DNA includes these proteins:
- a CDS encoding purine-nucleoside phosphorylase, with translation MKYDTVEEFRQKRDEAVNFIKDQTDFDPEYLVILGTGLGQLADEIEEEHAIPYDQIPHFPVSTVESHAGRLLFGTLGGKKVVAMQGRFHYYEGYTMQQIAFPVRVAKFIGAQTLVVSNACGGLNPNFRRGDIMLINDHINFLGDNPLIGPNDEELGPRFPDMSEPYTERLLELAENVALENSIKMHKGVYLAVSGPMLETKAEYRYMRQLGADVVGMSTVPEVISAVHMGMDVLGISVITDECFPDALEPVNIEDVLAGAAMAEPKMTQVIIRVLERL, from the coding sequence GCGGGATGAAGCCGTAAATTTCATTAAAGACCAAACCGATTTTGATCCTGAATACCTGGTCATTCTGGGAACCGGTCTGGGTCAGCTGGCTGATGAGATCGAGGAAGAACATGCTATTCCCTATGATCAGATCCCTCACTTCCCGGTATCAACCGTGGAGAGTCATGCGGGCAGACTTCTGTTCGGCACCCTCGGAGGGAAAAAGGTCGTAGCCATGCAGGGGCGCTTTCATTACTACGAAGGCTATACCATGCAACAGATCGCCTTTCCGGTTCGTGTTGCCAAGTTTATTGGTGCCCAGACTTTGGTAGTCAGTAATGCCTGCGGAGGTTTGAACCCGAATTTTCGCCGTGGTGACATCATGCTGATCAATGATCACATCAACTTTTTAGGAGATAATCCGCTGATCGGTCCTAACGATGAGGAACTTGGCCCTCGCTTTCCTGATATGAGCGAGCCATATACCGAAAGACTTTTAGAGCTTGCTGAAAATGTTGCTCTCGAGAATAGCATCAAAATGCACAAAGGAGTATATCTTGCCGTTTCCGGTCCAATGCTTGAAACCAAGGCTGAGTACCGTTACATGCGCCAACTGGGAGCAGATGTAGTTGGTATGAGTACGGTCCCTGAGGTTATATCAGCCGTACATATGGGCATGGATGTTCTTGGAATTTCTGTAATTACGGACGAGTGCTTCCCGGACGCTCTTGAACCGGTAAACATAGAAGATGTACTTGCCGGGGCAGCTATGGCCGAACCTAAAATGACTCAGGTCATAATCAGAGTTCTTGAAAGACTTTAA